Proteins from a genomic interval of Sphingobacterium lactis:
- a CDS encoding SelT/SelW/SelH family protein has product MKPLVRITYCPKCGWMLRASYMSQELLTTFVDDIQGVQLEPSEIAGRYTVFVDTEEIFDRKREGRFPEIKELKQLVRNRVNPDKDLGHADH; this is encoded by the coding sequence ATAACATATTGTCCCAAATGTGGTTGGATGCTTCGCGCGAGTTACATGTCGCAGGAGCTGCTGACCACCTTTGTGGATGATATTCAAGGGGTGCAGTTGGAACCCAGTGAAATTGCGGGTCGTTACACAGTTTTTGTCGATACGGAAGAAATTTTCGACCGGAAAAGGGAAGGGCGCTTTCCCGAAATCAAGGAACTTAAACAATTGGTTCGCAACAGGGTAAACCCGGACAAGGACCTGGGCCACGCTGACCACTAG
- a CDS encoding metallophosphoesterase family protein has translation MRILHTADWHLGKKLDFFSRLEEQREVMDEICQIADREEVDLVVVSGDLYDTFNPPIEATELLYKTLKRLTNNGKRPVIAIAGNHDSPDRVDSPDPLARECGIFFFGQPNLVTKQLTVEGAFDVIRSDEGFVELKIPKYYYPIRILSTAFANEMRLKQFLGFEDKAAQLQEVLKERWRNLATQYCDSFGVNLLTTHLYMLKRGGEVLEEPEGEKPIRLGYADLVYSDSIPAQIQYTALGHLHRFHEIGQGDAPVIYPGSPLAYSFSEAGQKKQVVLVDLEPNKPAQYSTVTLEKGRQLHRKRFHSIDEAVVWLHENPHALVELTLESDEFLSAIDLKRIHEAHDGIIHIIPIVNRKQEPGCTVQSVNLDQDMKDLFKDFFRSKYGQDPNDELMALFDEVAANTLEKED, from the coding sequence ATGCGCATATTACACACTGCAGATTGGCATTTGGGTAAAAAGCTTGATTTCTTTTCCCGTTTGGAGGAACAGCGGGAGGTCATGGACGAAATCTGTCAGATCGCGGACCGCGAAGAGGTTGACCTCGTCGTTGTCTCCGGCGATCTGTATGATACCTTTAATCCACCCATTGAAGCCACAGAATTACTGTATAAAACCTTAAAAAGATTAACGAACAACGGTAAGCGTCCCGTAATCGCTATCGCCGGAAACCACGACTCCCCAGATCGGGTGGATTCTCCAGATCCACTGGCACGTGAGTGTGGGATATTCTTCTTCGGTCAGCCAAACCTGGTGACCAAGCAATTGACGGTGGAAGGGGCATTCGATGTCATCCGTTCAGATGAAGGATTTGTAGAGTTAAAGATCCCAAAGTATTATTATCCAATACGTATACTATCCACAGCATTCGCCAATGAAATGCGATTGAAACAGTTCCTCGGCTTTGAAGATAAGGCTGCGCAATTGCAGGAAGTGCTGAAGGAACGCTGGCGGAACCTAGCGACCCAATATTGTGATTCCTTCGGGGTAAACCTCCTGACCACCCACCTCTACATGCTGAAGCGTGGGGGCGAAGTCCTGGAAGAACCGGAAGGAGAAAAACCCATTCGGTTGGGCTATGCGGATCTGGTCTATTCGGATAGTATTCCGGCACAGATCCAATATACGGCATTAGGTCACCTGCACCGTTTCCATGAAATTGGTCAAGGTGATGCTCCCGTCATCTATCCAGGTAGTCCTTTGGCGTATTCCTTCTCCGAGGCTGGACAGAAGAAGCAAGTGGTTCTTGTGGACTTGGAACCCAATAAACCGGCGCAATACAGCACCGTAACATTGGAAAAGGGAAGGCAATTGCACCGCAAGCGCTTTCATTCGATCGATGAAGCGGTCGTGTGGCTGCATGAAAATCCACATGCCTTGGTAGAATTAACCCTCGAGTCCGACGAATTCCTTTCGGCAATCGATCTCAAGCGGATCCATGAAGCCCATGATGGCATCATCCATATCATCCCGATCGTCAATAGAAAACAGGAACCAGGCTGTACGGTACAGTCCGTAAACCTGGATCAGGATATGAAGGATTTATTCAAGGATTTTTTCCGTTCCAAGTATGGACAGGATCCAAATGATGAACTGATGGCCCTATTTGATGAGGTCGCTGCAAATACCCTAGAAAAAGAAGATTAA